A genome region from Dickeya dadantii NCPPB 898 includes the following:
- a CDS encoding oxidoreductase: MSTTDIRVQVGPANYFSFPGAIDKLSEFYPDEVLARAFWIHGERALAATRAYLPAAFSAPTARSASFSAHCSESEIARLTAAAGGDRSVVIGVGGGAVLDTAKVVARRLGLPLVAIPTIAATCAAWTPLSVWYNDAGQALRFEIFNDANHLVLVEPRILLAAPVEYLLAGIGDTLAKWYEAVVLSPQPETLSLTVRLGLQTAQDIRDVLLNQSESALKAARNATLNQDFLDVVDAIIAGGGMVGGLGERYTRVAAAHAVHNGLTVLPQTAHFLHGTKVAYGILVQCALLGQTEALRQLKVAFRVFGLPVSLAELDVDITDETALRAVIARTLQAGESIHYLPGPLDADTLLTAFRTVELANG; this comes from the coding sequence ATGAGCACAACTGATATCCGGGTCCAGGTGGGACCGGCCAATTATTTTTCTTTTCCCGGGGCGATTGACAAACTGAGCGAATTTTATCCGGACGAGGTGCTGGCCCGCGCGTTCTGGATACACGGCGAGCGGGCGCTGGCGGCGACGCGCGCTTATCTGCCGGCGGCGTTTTCTGCGCCGACGGCCCGGTCGGCCAGCTTCTCCGCGCATTGCAGCGAAAGCGAGATTGCACGCTTAACCGCAGCGGCGGGCGGTGACCGCTCCGTAGTGATTGGCGTTGGCGGCGGCGCGGTACTGGACACCGCCAAGGTGGTGGCGCGACGTCTTGGCTTGCCGCTGGTGGCGATTCCGACCATTGCCGCGACCTGCGCCGCCTGGACGCCGCTCTCGGTCTGGTACAACGACGCCGGGCAGGCGCTACGGTTCGAGATTTTCAATGATGCCAACCATCTGGTGCTGGTGGAACCGCGTATTCTGCTGGCGGCGCCGGTGGAGTACCTGCTGGCGGGGATCGGCGATACGCTGGCGAAATGGTATGAAGCGGTGGTGTTAAGCCCGCAGCCGGAAACTCTGTCGCTGACCGTGCGTCTGGGATTGCAAACCGCGCAGGATATTCGTGACGTGTTGCTGAACCAGAGCGAATCCGCGCTGAAAGCGGCGCGTAATGCCACACTGAACCAGGATTTTCTGGATGTTGTCGACGCGATTATCGCCGGCGGCGGTATGGTGGGCGGGTTGGGCGAGCGTTACACCCGGGTGGCGGCGGCGCATGCGGTGCACAACGGTTTGACGGTGCTGCCGCAGACGGCGCATTTTCTGCATGGCACCAAAGTGGCTTACGGCATTCTGGTGCAGTGCGCGCTGCTGGGGCAAACCGAGGCGTTGCGTCAGTTGAAAGTGGCGTTTCGGGTGTTCGGGTTACCGGTGTCGCTGGCCGAGTTGGATGTGGATATTACCGATGAGACGGCGTTGCGAGCGGTTATCGCCCGGACGTTACAGGCTGGCGAATCCATTCATTATCTGCCCGGCCCGCTGGACGCTGATACGCTGCTGACCGCGTTTCGGACGGTGGAACTGGCGAACGGCTAA
- a CDS encoding KTSC domain-containing protein, whose protein sequence is MQRKRVSSTELFAVGYDAETSTLEVELLNGSLYRYRNVARMIYEELMASNAKARYYARYIRNSFPYDKLQ, encoded by the coding sequence TTGCAACGCAAGCGTGTATCTTCCACCGAGCTGTTCGCCGTAGGTTACGATGCGGAAACCAGCACATTAGAAGTAGAATTACTGAACGGAAGTTTGTATCGGTACAGAAACGTAGCACGAATGATTTACGAGGAGTTGATGGCCTCCAACGCCAAAGCGCGTTATTACGCCCGTTACATCAGGAATTCCTTTCCGTATGACAAACTGCAATAA
- the fghA gene encoding S-formylglutathione hydrolase: MTASLELLEEHRLFGGWQRRYRHASATLNSDMTFSVFYPPLAGEAPPPVLYWLSGLTCNDENFTIKSGAQRVAAELGLALVMPDTSPRGDDVPDDAQYDLGKGAGFYVNATQAPWNRHFRMFDYISDELPALVRQHVSSSDRVSISGHSMGGHGALMLALRHPGRFCSVSAFAPIVNPSQVPWGQKAFSAYLGDDRQQWLQYDSCHLLAHSDAPLPTLIDQGDGDSFLPVQLQPDQLEAVASARQWPLTLRIQPGYDHSYYFIASFIEDHLRFHAKHLQSN, translated from the coding sequence ATGACCGCGTCACTGGAATTACTGGAAGAACACCGGTTGTTCGGCGGCTGGCAGCGGCGCTATCGCCATGCCTCCGCCACGCTGAATAGCGACATGACCTTCAGCGTGTTTTACCCTCCCCTCGCCGGGGAGGCTCCGCCGCCGGTGCTGTACTGGCTGTCGGGGCTGACCTGCAACGACGAGAATTTTACCATCAAATCCGGTGCCCAGCGGGTGGCGGCGGAACTGGGGCTGGCGCTGGTGATGCCGGACACCAGCCCGCGCGGCGATGACGTGCCGGACGACGCCCAGTACGACCTGGGCAAAGGCGCGGGCTTTTATGTCAACGCCACGCAAGCGCCCTGGAACCGGCATTTCCGAATGTTCGACTATATCAGCGACGAACTGCCGGCGCTGGTACGCCAGCACGTCAGCTCCAGCGATCGGGTGTCCATCAGCGGTCATTCGATGGGCGGACACGGCGCGCTGATGCTGGCGCTGCGTCATCCGGGGCGTTTCTGTTCGGTGTCGGCCTTTGCGCCGATCGTCAACCCGTCACAGGTGCCCTGGGGGCAGAAAGCCTTCAGCGCCTATCTGGGCGACGACCGGCAGCAGTGGTTGCAGTACGACAGTTGCCACCTGCTCGCTCACAGCGACGCGCCGCTGCCGACGTTAATCGATCAGGGAGACGGCGACAGCTTCCTGCCCGTCCAGCTGCAGCCCGATCAGTTGGAAGCCGTCGCCAGCGCGCGGCAATGGCCGCTGACGCTGCGTATTCAGCCGGGTTATGACCACAGCTACTACTTCATCGCCAGCTTCATCGAAGATCATCTGCGTTTTCATGCAAAGCACTTGCAGTCGAACTGA
- a CDS encoding S-(hydroxymethyl)glutathione dehydrogenase/class III alcohol dehydrogenase, with translation MQMIKTRAAVAWGPNQPLSIEEVDLMPPQKGEVLVRILASGVCHTDAYTLSGKDPEGVFPVILGHEGAGIVEAVGEGVTSVAVGDHVIPLYTPECGECKFCRSGKTNLCQAIRATQGKGLMPDGTHRFFKDGKPIFHYMGTSTFAERTVVAEISLAKISKDAPLEEVCLLGCGVTTGMGAVTNTAKVKPGDTVAVFGLGGIGLSAIIGAKMAGAGRIIGIDLNTSKFDLARKLGATDLINPKDYDKPIQDVIVEMTDGGVDFSFECIGNVNVMRSALECCHKGWGESVIIGVAGAGEEIATRPFQLVTGRVWRGSAFGGVKGRSQLPGIVQRYLDGEFQLNDFITHTMPLDQINEAFDLMHEGKSIRSVVHFN, from the coding sequence ATGCAAATGATCAAAACCCGCGCCGCCGTCGCCTGGGGCCCCAACCAGCCGTTGTCGATTGAAGAAGTAGACCTGATGCCGCCGCAGAAGGGCGAAGTGCTGGTGCGTATCCTCGCCAGCGGCGTCTGCCATACCGATGCCTACACCTTATCCGGCAAAGATCCTGAAGGCGTTTTCCCGGTGATCCTCGGTCATGAAGGCGCCGGCATCGTGGAAGCGGTGGGCGAAGGCGTGACCAGCGTAGCGGTCGGCGACCACGTCATCCCGCTGTACACCCCGGAGTGCGGCGAGTGCAAATTCTGTCGTTCAGGTAAAACCAACCTGTGTCAGGCTATCCGCGCCACCCAGGGCAAGGGCCTGATGCCGGACGGCACCCACCGTTTCTTCAAAGACGGCAAGCCGATTTTCCACTACATGGGCACATCGACCTTCGCGGAACGCACCGTGGTGGCGGAAATTTCACTGGCGAAAATCAGTAAAGACGCCCCGCTGGAAGAAGTGTGCCTGCTGGGTTGCGGCGTGACCACCGGCATGGGCGCCGTGACTAACACCGCCAAGGTGAAGCCGGGCGACACCGTGGCGGTGTTTGGTCTGGGCGGCATTGGCCTGTCCGCCATCATCGGCGCGAAAATGGCAGGCGCTGGTCGCATCATCGGTATCGACCTCAACACCAGCAAGTTCGATCTGGCTCGCAAACTGGGCGCCACCGACCTCATTAACCCGAAAGATTACGACAAACCGATTCAGGACGTGATCGTTGAGATGACCGACGGCGGCGTAGATTTCTCCTTCGAGTGCATCGGTAATGTCAACGTGATGCGTTCCGCGCTGGAGTGTTGTCACAAGGGCTGGGGCGAGTCGGTCATCATCGGCGTGGCGGGCGCGGGCGAAGAGATCGCCACCCGACCGTTCCAGCTGGTGACCGGACGCGTCTGGCGCGGTTCCGCTTTTGGCGGCGTCAAAGGCCGCAGTCAGTTGCCGGGGATCGTGCAGCGCTATCTGGACGGTGAATTCCAGCTCAACGACTTCATCACCCACACTATGCCGCTCGACCAGATCAACGAGGCGTTTGATCTGATGCACGAAGGTAAATCCATTCGTTCCGTGGTTCATTTCAACTGA
- a CDS encoding LysR family transcriptional regulator, translating to MDLTQLRMFCLVAETGSLVRAAAQLGRVPSNLTTRLRQLEQELGTDLFIRERQRVRLSPAGHNFLCYAQRILALSDEALAMAHTSEPAGLFTLGAVESLLIASLPTLLALYHRRYPQVQLALRGDTCNALLDAVNAGELAAALVTGPINHDAINSCRVFSQQLALITAAGIPPVSQASQVRHLPLLAFASGCGYRQRLEGWFRGQGISPAAVVDMPSYSALLAGVAGGSGVAMVPLSVLEALPAGQQVQVHHLPTDIASVSTWLIWRRDAFGPNVEALKKLMIELGV from the coding sequence ATGGACCTGACCCAACTGCGTATGTTCTGTCTGGTGGCGGAAACCGGCTCACTGGTGCGCGCGGCCGCGCAGCTTGGCCGCGTGCCTTCCAACCTCACCACCCGGCTGCGTCAGTTGGAGCAGGAATTGGGTACCGATCTGTTTATTCGTGAGCGCCAGCGCGTTCGCCTTTCACCCGCAGGCCATAATTTCCTGTGCTACGCCCAGCGTATTCTGGCGTTGAGCGATGAAGCGCTGGCGATGGCGCACACCAGCGAACCGGCCGGCCTGTTCACGTTAGGGGCGGTGGAGAGCCTGCTGATCGCTTCGTTGCCCACTCTGCTGGCGCTGTACCACCGCCGCTATCCGCAGGTTCAGTTAGCGTTGCGCGGCGACACCTGCAACGCGCTGCTGGATGCCGTGAACGCCGGCGAACTGGCGGCAGCGCTGGTGACCGGGCCGATTAATCATGACGCCATCAACAGCTGCCGGGTCTTTTCACAGCAGCTGGCGCTGATTACCGCCGCCGGCATACCGCCGGTTTCTCAAGCGTCGCAGGTGCGCCACCTGCCGTTGCTGGCCTTCGCGTCCGGCTGCGGCTACCGCCAGCGGCTGGAAGGCTGGTTTCGCGGACAGGGCATCTCCCCCGCCGCCGTAGTAGATATGCCGTCGTATAGCGCCCTGCTGGCGGGCGTGGCCGGCGGCAGCGGCGTAGCGATGGTGCCGCTCAGCGTACTGGAAGCCCTGCCTGCCGGCCAGCAGGTCCAGGTCCATCACCTGCCGACCGATATCGCCTCGGTCAGCACCTGGCTTATCTGGCGGCGGGACGCCTTCGGTCCCAATGTCGAGGCGCTGAAAAAACTGATGATTGAACTCGGCGTCTGA
- a CDS encoding methyl-accepting chemotaxis protein yields MRILKNITIRAMLLIILTGFTLIWGVSAITTIVSLNKVESLLDTNQTEKKNYTILSNGREAFTQSIALINRSTLFQQRGDSAQAQALLQKVQGNLDNTRTLLTAFRAAGHDGINATLAGQIADSWDNAISQALMPMLNASRAGRFDEYQHFYLDVYPALAQAFGNNVAQYGEAIQADDSLTRANRLASISRDVLSVALILGVLALLLCDRYLVNYLVKPVGDIKRHLTALTEGRLGADLQEFGRNCVGQLIPYIRQMQSNLRDTVSVIRDSSAALHVGASEIRSGNDELASRTEEQAAALQQTAASMEQLSATVTQNADNLKQASKLAQEATERALSGGEVGKSLESMMKGISDSSRQINDIITLINGIAFQTNILALNAAVEAARAGEAGRGFAVVAGEVRNLAQRSAQAAKDISALIGDSVQRVEAGSIQLEQAGAAMGDIINSIMSVDALIRDIASASEEQKHGIMQVGQAVTEMDSVTQQNAALVEEAASSAASLESQARQLADAVTVFSLSEEEHRYSANSMLPASRLALGAAASR; encoded by the coding sequence ATGCGCATTTTAAAAAATATCACCATCAGGGCCATGCTGTTGATCATACTCACCGGATTCACCTTAATCTGGGGTGTCAGCGCGATTACTACTATCGTGTCATTAAATAAAGTCGAGTCCTTATTGGACACCAATCAGACCGAGAAAAAAAATTACACTATTCTGTCCAACGGCCGGGAAGCCTTTACCCAGTCCATCGCGCTGATTAATCGCAGTACGTTATTCCAGCAGCGGGGGGATAGCGCTCAGGCTCAGGCGCTGTTGCAAAAAGTACAAGGTAATCTCGACAACACCCGCACCTTGCTGACGGCTTTCCGCGCCGCCGGCCATGACGGCATCAATGCCACACTGGCGGGGCAAATCGCCGACTCGTGGGATAACGCCATTTCCCAGGCGCTGATGCCGATGCTGAACGCCAGCCGCGCCGGCCGTTTCGATGAATACCAGCATTTTTACCTGGACGTTTACCCCGCACTGGCGCAGGCGTTTGGCAACAACGTGGCGCAGTACGGTGAAGCGATACAGGCCGACGACTCATTGACCCGGGCGAATCGCCTGGCCTCTATTAGCCGGGATGTGCTGAGCGTCGCCTTGATTCTGGGGGTGTTGGCGTTGCTTCTGTGCGATCGCTATCTGGTCAACTATCTGGTTAAACCGGTCGGGGATATCAAACGTCATCTGACTGCCCTGACGGAAGGGCGCCTTGGCGCGGATCTACAAGAATTCGGTCGCAACTGCGTCGGGCAGTTGATCCCCTATATCCGACAGATGCAAAGCAACCTGCGCGATACCGTGAGCGTGATCCGCGATAGCTCGGCGGCGTTGCATGTCGGTGCGAGCGAGATTAGAAGCGGCAACGACGAGCTGGCCAGCCGGACGGAAGAACAGGCGGCGGCGTTGCAACAGACGGCCGCCAGCATGGAGCAGTTGAGCGCGACCGTGACTCAGAACGCGGATAACCTTAAGCAGGCGAGCAAACTGGCGCAGGAAGCGACCGAGCGTGCGCTTAGCGGCGGCGAAGTGGGTAAATCGCTGGAGTCGATGATGAAGGGGATTTCTGACAGTTCACGTCAAATCAACGACATTATTACCCTGATTAACGGTATTGCGTTCCAGACCAATATCCTGGCCTTGAACGCGGCGGTGGAAGCGGCGCGTGCCGGTGAGGCCGGACGTGGCTTTGCCGTAGTAGCGGGCGAAGTGCGTAATCTGGCTCAGCGCAGCGCTCAGGCCGCCAAAGATATCAGCGCATTGATCGGCGATTCCGTTCAGCGCGTTGAAGCGGGATCCATCCAATTGGAGCAGGCCGGCGCGGCAATGGGCGATATTATTAACAGCATCATGAGCGTGGATGCGTTGATCCGCGATATCGCGTCGGCGTCTGAAGAGCAAAAGCACGGCATCATGCAGGTGGGCCAGGCCGTGACGGAAATGGACAGCGTGACCCAGCAGAATGCGGCGCTGGTGGAAGAAGCGGCATCATCGGCGGCATCACTGGAGTCTCAGGCCCGACAACTAGCGGACGCCGTCACCGTGTTCAGCCTGTCGGAGGAGGAGCACCGGTATTCCGCCAACAGCATGCTGCCTGCGTCACGACTGGCATTGGGCGCAGCAGCATCCCGCTGA
- a CDS encoding methyl-accepting chemotaxis protein, whose amino-acid sequence MNFLKDITVRRMMLIILALFSVVWGMASSFTLYSLGNVNSLLSDNQDQKKSYSILVRGNDQYSRAVTRMSRIPEFIQQGEMDNAQKTLISATDALKNTKEALTQFKHSRQVGVSDEQVQQLIASWEQVLGNAVEPMMSALKDGRIDEFKRVFLKQYPPMSVEFGELTEKYAAAIQADSTITNVGRYIEISKNVLLAALIIGVIVLLLSDRYLVNYLVKPIGQIKRHLELLTSGKLGVELDEFGRNCAGQLIPYIRAMQHSLRNTVQTIHASSSVIYTGTSEIRQGNDELSRRTDQQAAALQETAASMEELTSTVKNNADNVRQARQISEEAQRMARQGGDITDSVVTTMQGIADSSRKIADITSVINGIAFQTNILALNAAVEAARAGEQGRGFAVVAGEVRNLAQRSAQAAKEIETLIGESVSRVSTGSELVREAGNAMEVIISSVSRVHGLMGEISAASDEQSRGIAQIGQAVTEMDGVTQQNAALVEEASAAAASLEDQAQSLAVAVAAFDLGDTPTALHSPRASAAALKRPVSASSLGARPVTASAKGDWETF is encoded by the coding sequence ATGAATTTCTTAAAAGATATTACCGTCAGACGAATGATGTTAATTATTCTGGCGCTATTTTCGGTCGTGTGGGGAATGGCATCTTCGTTTACCTTGTATTCACTTGGTAATGTCAATAGTTTATTAAGTGACAATCAGGACCAGAAAAAAAGTTATTCCATTTTGGTTCGCGGCAACGATCAGTATTCTCGTGCGGTAACGCGTATGTCGCGCATTCCGGAGTTTATACAGCAAGGCGAGATGGATAATGCCCAGAAAACGTTGATCTCTGCGACGGACGCGCTGAAAAATACCAAAGAGGCGTTGACGCAGTTTAAGCATAGCCGGCAGGTTGGCGTCAGCGATGAACAGGTCCAGCAACTGATTGCCTCATGGGAACAGGTTCTCGGCAATGCGGTCGAGCCAATGATGAGCGCGCTGAAAGACGGGCGAATAGACGAATTTAAACGAGTTTTCCTGAAACAATATCCGCCGATGAGCGTGGAGTTCGGCGAATTGACGGAAAAATACGCCGCTGCTATCCAGGCCGACAGTACTATTACGAATGTCGGGCGCTACATCGAGATTAGCAAAAACGTGTTACTGGCTGCCCTGATTATTGGCGTCATCGTGCTGCTCCTGAGCGACCGTTATCTGGTCAACTATCTGGTGAAACCGATTGGTCAGATTAAACGCCATCTGGAATTGCTGACCAGCGGCAAACTTGGGGTGGAGCTGGATGAATTCGGCCGCAACTGTGCCGGCCAGTTAATCCCTTACATTCGGGCGATGCAGCACAGCCTGCGCAATACGGTGCAGACTATCCATGCCAGCTCGTCGGTGATTTACACCGGCACCAGCGAAATCCGCCAGGGTAATGATGAACTGTCGCGCCGTACCGACCAGCAGGCGGCGGCCTTGCAGGAAACCGCCGCCAGCATGGAAGAGCTGACCTCGACGGTGAAAAACAACGCCGATAACGTGCGTCAGGCGCGGCAGATTTCGGAAGAGGCGCAGCGGATGGCGCGTCAGGGCGGCGACATTACCGACAGCGTGGTGACCACCATGCAGGGGATTGCCGACAGCTCACGCAAGATTGCCGATATCACCAGTGTGATTAACGGCATCGCCTTCCAGACCAATATCCTGGCGCTGAACGCGGCGGTGGAAGCGGCGCGGGCCGGCGAACAGGGTCGCGGTTTCGCGGTGGTGGCCGGGGAAGTGCGCAATCTGGCGCAGCGCAGCGCGCAGGCCGCCAAAGAGATCGAGACGCTGATTGGCGAATCGGTCAGCCGGGTGAGTACCGGTTCTGAACTGGTGCGGGAAGCGGGCAACGCGATGGAAGTGATTATCTCCTCGGTGTCACGGGTGCATGGGCTGATGGGCGAGATTTCGGCGGCGTCTGATGAGCAAAGCCGGGGCATCGCGCAAATCGGTCAGGCGGTGACGGAAATGGACGGCGTGACGCAGCAGAACGCGGCGCTGGTGGAGGAAGCCTCGGCGGCGGCGGCGTCACTGGAAGATCAGGCGCAGAGTCTGGCGGTGGCGGTGGCGGCGTTTGACCTGGGCGATACGCCGACGGCGCTGCACTCCCCGCGTGCTAGCGCTGCGGCGCTGAAACGGCCTGTATCGGCCTCTTCGCTGGGCGCGCGGCCGGTCACGGCTTCCGCTAAGGGGGACTGGGAAACGTTCTGA
- a CDS encoding methyl-accepting chemotaxis protein, with protein sequence MNILRHITVRRMLLIILTLFTVIWGMASIFTLNSFSSMSDLLNDNMAQKKSYSTLVKGNDQYFRAVTRMLRAVDYLQTGDADNAQKTLSSAASALKNSEEALAQFKSSEHIGVDKDVVQQMTDVWGRLLQSGVEPMLTAVKDGRMDDFRQLFRKQYPPLSVEFGGVADKYVTAIQSDDAIISAEKHIAINKDLLLVALIIGVIVLLLSDRYLVNYLVKPIGQIKRHLELLTSGKLGVELDEFGRNCAGQLIPYIRAMQHSLRNTVQTIHASSSVIYTGTSEIRQGNDELSRRTDQQAAALQETAASMEELTSTVKNNADNVRQARQISEEAQQMARQGGDITDSVVTTMQGIADSSRKIADITSVINGIAFQTNILALNAAVEAARAGEQGRGFAVVAGEVRNLAQRSAQAAKEIETLIGESVSRVSTGSELVREAGNAMEVIISSVSRVHDLMGEISAASDEQSRGIAQIGQAVTEMDGVTQQNAALVEEASTAAASLDDQAQSLAAAVAAFDLGDTPTALRSPRASAPALKRPVLKASLPASSSHSDWETF encoded by the coding sequence ATGAATATCTTAAGACACATCACTGTCAGAAGAATGCTGTTAATTATCCTGACACTGTTTACCGTTATCTGGGGAATGGCATCCATTTTTACTCTGAACTCATTCAGCAGCATGAGTGATTTGCTGAATGACAACATGGCACAAAAGAAGAGTTACTCGACGCTGGTCAAAGGCAACGATCAATATTTCCGTGCGGTAACCCGGATGTTGCGTGCGGTGGATTACCTGCAGACCGGCGATGCCGACAATGCGCAGAAAACCCTGAGCTCAGCCGCCAGCGCACTGAAAAATAGCGAAGAAGCGCTGGCACAGTTTAAAAGCAGCGAGCATATCGGTGTAGACAAAGATGTGGTGCAGCAGATGACCGATGTCTGGGGTCGGCTGCTGCAAAGTGGCGTGGAGCCGATGCTGACGGCGGTTAAAGACGGCCGGATGGACGATTTCCGCCAACTGTTTCGCAAACAGTATCCGCCGCTGAGCGTGGAATTCGGTGGCGTGGCGGACAAGTACGTGACGGCTATTCAATCCGATGATGCCATTATCTCAGCGGAAAAACATATTGCCATCAACAAGGATCTGCTGCTGGTTGCCCTGATTATCGGCGTCATCGTGCTGCTCCTGAGCGACCGTTATCTGGTCAACTATCTGGTGAAACCGATTGGTCAGATTAAACGCCATCTGGAATTGCTGACCAGCGGCAAACTCGGGGTGGAGCTGGATGAATTCGGCCGCAACTGCGCCGGCCAACTGATCCCTTACATCCGGGCGATGCAGCACAGCCTGCGCAATACGGTGCAGACTATCCATGCCAGCTCGTCGGTGATTTACACCGGCACCAGCGAAATCCGCCAGGGTAATGATGAACTGTCGCGCCGTACCGACCAGCAGGCGGCGGCCTTGCAGGAAACCGCCGCCAGCATGGAAGAGCTGACCTCGACGGTGAAAAACAACGCCGATAACGTACGTCAGGCGCGGCAGATTTCGGAAGAGGCGCAGCAGATGGCGCGTCAGGGCGGCGACATTACCGATAGCGTGGTGACCACCATGCAGGGGATTGCCGACAGCTCGCGCAAGATTGCCGATATCACCAGCGTGATTAACGGCATCGCCTTCCAGACCAATATCCTGGCACTGAACGCGGCGGTGGAGGCGGCGCGGGCCGGCGAACAGGGTCGCGGTTTCGCGGTGGTGGCCGGGGAAGTGCGCAATCTGGCACAGCGCAGCGCGCAGGCCGCCAAAGAGATCGAGACGCTGATTGGCGAATCGGTCAGCCGGGTGAGTACCGGCTCTGAACTGGTGCGGGAAGCGGGCAACGCGATGGAAGTGATTATCTCCTCGGTATCACGGGTACATGACCTGATGGGCGAGATTTCGGCGGCATCTGATGAGCAGAGCCGGGGCATCGCGCAAATCGGTCAGGCGGTGACGGAGATGGACGGCGTGACGCAGCAGAACGCGGCGCTGGTGGAGGAAGCCTCGACGGCGGCGGCGTCGCTGGACGATCAGGCGCAGAGTCTGGCGGCGGCGGTGGCGGCGTTTGACCTGGGCGATACGCCGACGGCGCTGCGCTCCCCGCGTGCTAGCGCTCCGGCGCTGAAGCGACCAGTACTGAAAGCGTCGCTGCCGGCCAGTTCGTCTCACAGCGACTGGGAAACCTTCTGA
- a CDS encoding methyl-accepting chemotaxis protein, whose translation MTFLRNITVRRMMLMILAMFTVIWGITSIYTLNSFSSMNNLLDDTIDQKKSYSNLVKGNDQYFRAVTRMMRVVDYRQSGDTDNAQKTLTSATTALKNSEEALAQFRSSEHVGVDEALAKQMVDVWGRLLQNGMAPMLAAVNEGRNDDFQQLYRQQYMPLSVEFGDVANKYVNAIQSDNTIVALKAHITINKNVLLAALIIGVIVLFLSDRYLVNYLVKPIGQIKRHLELLTSGKLGVELDEFGRNCAGQLIPYIRAMQHSLSDTVQTIHTSSSVIHTGTSEIRQGNDELSRRTDQQASALQETAASMEELTSTVKNNADNVRQARQISEEAQRMARQGGDITDSVVSTMQSISDSSRKIADITSVINGIAFQTNILALNAAVEAARAGEQGRGFAVVAGEVRNLAQRSAQAAKEIESLISESVGRVSTGSELVREAGSAMEVIISSVSRVHDLMGEISAASEEQSRGIAQIGQAVTEMDGVTQQNAALVQEATTAAASLEEQAQSLAAAVTAFDLGDRQSVLIAPRAAVPALKRPALKASLPASSSHGDWETF comes from the coding sequence ATGACTTTTTTAAGAAATATTACTGTCAGAAGAATGATGCTGATGATTCTGGCAATGTTTACCGTTATCTGGGGTATCACCTCTATTTATACATTGAACTCCTTCAGCAGCATGAACAACCTGCTGGATGACACGATAGATCAAAAGAAAAGTTATTCGAATCTGGTCAAAGGCAACGATCAGTATTTCCGTGCGGTAACGCGGATGATGCGGGTGGTGGATTACCGGCAGTCCGGCGATACCGACAATGCGCAGAAAACCCTGACCTCGGCGACCACCGCACTGAAAAATAGCGAAGAGGCGCTGGCGCAGTTTAGAAGCAGTGAGCATGTTGGCGTGGACGAGGCGCTGGCGAAACAGATGGTTGATGTCTGGGGTCGGCTGCTGCAAAACGGCATGGCGCCGATGCTGGCGGCGGTTAACGAAGGCCGGAACGATGATTTTCAGCAGCTTTACCGCCAACAATATATGCCGCTGAGCGTGGAGTTTGGCGATGTGGCGAACAAATACGTCAACGCCATCCAGTCGGACAATACCATCGTGGCGCTAAAGGCGCATATCACCATCAATAAAAATGTTCTGCTGGCCGCGTTGATTATCGGCGTTATCGTGCTGTTCCTGAGCGACCGTTATCTGGTCAACTATCTGGTAAAACCGATTGGTCAGATTAAACGCCATCTGGAATTGCTGACCAGCGGTAAACTCGGCGTGGAACTGGATGAATTCGGCCGCAACTGCGCCGGCCAGCTGATCCCCTATATCCGGGCGATGCAGCACAGTCTGAGCGACACCGTACAAACCATTCATACCAGCTCGTCGGTGATCCATACCGGCACCAGCGAAATCCGCCAGGGCAATGATGAACTGTCGCGCCGTACCGACCAGCAGGCGTCGGCCTTGCAGGAAACCGCCGCCAGCATGGAAGAGCTGACCTCGACGGTGAAAAACAACGCGGATAACGTGCGCCAGGCGCGGCAGATTTCGGAAGAAGCGCAGCGGATGGCCCGACAGGGCGGCGACATTACCGACAGCGTGGTATCCACCATGCAGAGTATTTCCGACAGTTCCCGCAAGATTGCCGATATTACTAGCGTGATTAACGGCATCGCCTTCCAGACCAATATCCTGGCGCTGAACGCGGCGGTGGAGGCGGCGCGGGCCGGCGAGCAGGGTCGCGGTTTCGCGGTGGTGGCCGGGGAAGTGCGCAATCTGGCGCAGCGCAGCGCGCAGGCCGCCAAAGAGATTGAGTCGCTGATCAGCGAATCGGTCGGCCGGGTGAGTACCGGCTCTGAACTGGTGCGGGAAGCCGGTAGCGCGATGGAAGTGATCATCTCCTCGGTGTCGCGGGTGCATGACCTGATGGGCGAGATTTCGGCGGCGTCCGAGGAACAGAGCCGGGGCATCGCGCAAATCGGTCAGGCGGTGACGGAAATGGACGGCGTGACGCAGCAGAACGCGGCGCTGGTGCAGGAAGCCACCACGGCGGCGGCGTCGCTGGAAGAGCAGGCGCAGAGTCTGGCGGCAGCGGTGACGGCGTTTGATCTGGGCGACAGGCAAAGCGTGCTGATTGCTCCTCGCGCCGCCGTGCCGGCGCTGAAACGACCGGCGCTGAAAGCGTCTCTGCCGGCCAGTTCATCCCACGGCGACTGGGAAACGTTCTGA